One region of Nothobranchius furzeri strain GRZ-AD chromosome 16, NfurGRZ-RIMD1, whole genome shotgun sequence genomic DNA includes:
- the pyyb gene encoding peptide YYb has product MARMLRSWVTLAALVLCLLVCWSGFADAYPPKPESPGSNASPEEWAKYHAAVRHYVNLITRQRYGKRSSPEQAVAWLLFGADANQDTEPRSDYVDPW; this is encoded by the exons ATGGCCAGAATGCTGAGATCATGGGTGACGCTCGCAGCTCTCGTCCTTTGCCTCCTGGTGTGTTGGAGCGGATTCGCGGACGCCTACCCCCCCAAACCGGAGAGCCCCGGGAGCAACGCCTCaccggaggagtgggccaaatACCACGCTGCTGTCAGGCACTATGTCAACCTCATCACCCGGCAGAG GTATGGCAAGAGATCGTCCCCTGAGCAGGCAGTGGCTTGGCTGCTGTTCGGCGCAGATGCAAACCAAGACACAGAGCCACG CTCTGATTATGTAGATCCATGGTAA